The genomic region ATTTATAAACAGTAGGAGTGAGATGATGAAAATTGAACTAATAGCTACCTCTACCTTTGGGCTAGAGTCTATAGTAGCTGATGAAGTTGAAGATTTAGGGTACAAAAAGTTGAGTGTTGAAAATGGTAAAGTTACCTTTTTAGGTGATGAAAAAGCCATCTGTCGCTCTAATTTATGGCTTAGAGTCGCAGACAGAGTAAAGATAAAAATGGGTGAGTTTAAAGCGACTACTTTTGAAGAACTTTTCGAACAAACAAAAGCGCTACCTTGGGAGTGGTGGATAACCCAAGATGCCAAGTTCCCAGTAGAAGGAAAATCAATTAAGTCTAAGCTGTATAGCGTTTCTGACTGTCAAGCAATTGTAAAAAAAGCTGTAGTAGATAGACTAAAAGATACATATGGAGATCAGTGGTTTTCTGAAGAAGGCCCCACATATAAGATAGAAGTCTCGATACTTAAAGATACCGTAACCTTAAGTATCGACACAACAGGACCGGGACTACATAAGAGAGGTTACCGGACAGACCAAGGCAAAGCTCCCATAAAAGAAACATTAGCAGCTGCCATGCTAAAACTGGCAAAGTACAATTCTGACAGAACTTTAATAGATCCTTTCTGTGGTAGCGGAACAATTTGTATAGAAGCAGCCATGATAGGTCAAAACATAGCACCAGGCATGAACAGAGAATTTGTATCTGAAAGCTGGGAAAACATATCTAAAAAGAGCTGGAAGGAAGCGAGAAAAGAGACCCATGACGTGGCAGAATATGACAAGGAGCTATCGATACAAGGCTATGATATCGATGGCAGGGTTACAAAAATCGCCCAGCAGCACATAAGTGAAGCGATGCTAGATGATGTAATCCATATTCAAAAAAGAGACGTAAAAGATTTAAGTTCAAAAGATAAGTATGGAATGATAGTTACAAACCCACCTTATGGTGAAAGAATAGGTGAAAAAGAACAGGTGGAAGAGCTTTATAGAACTATGGGAGATGTCTTTTCAAAGTTAGACACATGGTCCTTCTATGTGCTAACTTCAAATAGAGAGTTTGAAGAGCTATTTGGAAAAGAAGCCACAAAAAGAAGAAAGCTATATAATGGGAGGATTGCATGTCAGTATTACCAATATTACGGACCAAAACCAGGCAAGTAAGGCTACTTAAAAGCACCCATCTTCTTTGTAGCAAAAGAAATCCCAGACTCCTAACCTCCACTTCTGACTTCCTATACTATTAATATAATATATTAACTAACTATACTATTAGGTAGGGAGTTTCTGCTTTAGTATTTTGAAAACCTTAAAAGGAGGATAAACCTTATGGAGTTGTTTTTTATAGTGGGTTTTGTTGGTCTTATCATTTGGGGTATCTATGAAACCAAGAAAAAGTATGGCTTAAAAGAAAAGGAACTGGAACTAGAAAGGGAAAAGATAGCCTTAGAAAGCAAGAAAATTGACTTAAAAGAGTAGCAACAAAAGAAATCTCGCAGCTAATTAGCTGCGAGATTTCTTTTGTTGCTACTTTACCTCTAACTTAAAACTCTCACTACTCAATTATAAAGCCCTTTTTCGCTCATGTAGTTATAAATTTCTTCTCCATGTTGTTGCTCTTCTTGTTGTATATGCTGTAAAACCTGTCTTACTTGGCTATTGCTCATTTCAAATACTGCCGTATCATAGTAGCTTGATACATACTTTTCTGTCATCAACATATCTTCAAGCAAGGATGAATCGGGATTGTTTTGTTGCTGGCTTTGACTGCTTTGCTGCGAGCCTTGACTACCTTGCTGTTGGGACATTTGACCACTTTGATTTTGTTGTCCCTGCATACCTTGCCCCTGTCCTTGTGATTGGCCCTGTTGCCCACTACCTTGTTGAGATTGCCCTTGTTGTCCACCGCCTTGTGCATTTTGAGGGATTTGTCCTTGTAGAAGCGTTTGCACACTATCATAATGTTGTTGTTCCTTCTGAGCCAAACTTTGGAACAGTTGGGCAAGTTGAGGATCTTGTGCTTTTTGAGCATAGTTTGTGTATTTTTCTATACACAGTTCTTCATGTTGTGATAGCTCATTTAGTAAGCTTTCCTCTTTCTGACTTAAAGTGATCATAATAAAAAACCTCCTTGTTTTTTATTAGTATTTAAGGAGGAAGTTAAATTTATGCAAACAAAAAAACAGCTCCTTAGAAGGAACTGTTTTTTAATTGTCTAATGTATTGAGTATCTTATAACTTGCTTACATTAGAAGCTTGAGGGCCACGGCTACCTTCGGTAATTTCGAAGCTAACTCTAGCGCCTTCTTCTAAGGTCTTGAAACCTTCTTCGTTGATTGCTGAGAAATGTACGAACACATCGTCGCCACCCTCAATTGAAATAAAACCATAACCTTTTTCAGCGTTGAACCATTTAACTGTACCTTCTTGCATGTATCAAAAACCTCCTAGAATCTAACCCATTATTAGGGTTTGGCTGAAAATATTTTACCTACGAGGCTCAGCCTCACCTCATATTATTTATATAGTACCATTTATCTTTTAAAAAGTCAAACTCTTTATAAAAAAAACTCTCTTATTTTATAAAGAGGAAAAACCACTCTCTTAAAAGAATTAAATAGTACTAGATATTATTTCCTAAATTAAAATTTTGATTAAAAAATTATTTGAGGTGATAATAATGTTAGAAAAAGATGGGGTTTTGGTAAGGTGTATTGAAGAAAATGATCTTAAACAGCTATATCAGTGGTTAAATGTTCAAAAGTATCGAGGAACTTTTCAAAGCTTACAGCTAAATTCTATGGCTGGCCTGAGAAAACGGTTTGAAAGCGACGGATTTTTAGGAGCAAATAACTGGTTAATGATGGTGGAAAATAACAAGGCTTTAGTAGGACTTTTCTATGTTAATATAAAATATACTGGTAATGATGTTAAGGTTGCCAGTATAGGCTTAGTTATCTGTCAATCTAACCATAGATCAAAGGGGATAGGAAAAAAAGCAACAGAGCTAATTATAGACTATATATTTGGAAACTATTCAATACATCGTATTGAAGCTGATACTGATATAGAAAACCTTTCCGCTCAAAATGTTTTAAAGCGATGTGGTTTTAGTTATGAGGGAACTTTACGAGGTTATCGTTATCATAGTGGGAAATATGTAGATCATGTAATTTTTAGTATCTTAAAATCTGAATGGAAAAATAAAAAGGAGAATGTTTGATGAAGAAAATTATTCTAACCGGCGGTGGAACGGCAGGACATGTCACCCCAAATATAGCTTTATTACCAAAGCTTAAAAAGCTAGGTTATGAGATTTATTATATCGGCAGTAAAAACGGAATAGAACGTCAACTGATCGAAGAATTAAATATAAAATATTTTGCAATATCATCTGGAAAGCTGAGGAGATATTTCCACAAGGATAACTTTACTGATCCATTTAGAGTGCTAAGGGGTATGAGCCAGGCAGCATCAATTATCAAAAGAATAAAACCGGACATAATTTTTTCAAAAGGAGGGTTTGTAACAGTCCCTGTAATTATGGCAGCAAAATTAAAAAAAGTTCCTACCATAATTCATGAATCTGATTACACACCGGGACTTGCAAATAAGATTGCTATACCATTTTGTAGTAAGGTGTGCGTAACTTTTCCAGAAACTTTAAATCACGTCCCCAAAGAAAAAGGTATATATACAGGCTCACCGATTAGAGAGGACATCCTTAACGGTGACAGCTCAGAAGGGTATAAAGAAACAGGTTTTTCAACCAACAAGCCAGTAATTATGGTAATGGGAGGAAGTCTAGGAGCTGCTAAAATAAACGAGCATATTAGAAATATACTGCCGAAGCTGCTAGACAATTTCAATGTTATCCATCTATGTGGCGAAGGAAAGGTGGAAGAAGGCTTGTTAAATAAAGTCGGGTATGTTCAATATCCTTATGTCAAAAATCAGCTCCCACACCTTCTTTCCATAACAGATGTAGTTATATCAAGGGCGGGAGCAAACTCCATCTTTGAGTTTTTAGCCTTAAAGAAACCAAATATCTTGATACCACTCTCCAAAGCTGCTAGTAGGGGAGATCAGATTTTAAACGCCGAATCCTTTTTAAAGCAAGGTTTTAGTGAAGTTATACATGAAGAAAGCCTTACAGATCAAATGTTATTAGAAAAAGTAGAAGATGTTTATAAAAATAGAGCAAGTTATATTGAAAAGATGGAAAAAGATAGCTCATCATTAGGACTTGATAAAATAATCGAATTGATTGAAAAAAACCGTGGAAAAAAATAAAAAAGTTTACTATAATTTACTTTATAGCTAAAATACTAGGAGGTATTCAATATGTCAAAGCTAAGATTAGACTATAAAAATGCGAGCTCCTTCTTAAAAGAAGGGGAAATGGAGATGATGGCACCTTTTGTAAAAGAGGCTCACCGTCAGCTTCATGATAAAACTGGTGCTGGAAATGACTTTTTAGGTTGGGTTGATCTTCCTAAACAAATTGATGAAGATGAAATACAGGATTTAAAAGAAACAGCAGAACGTATAAAGAAGAACTGTGATGTGTTTTTAGTTATTGGAATAGGGGGATCATACTTAGGAGCAAAAGCAGCTATCGAGATGTTAAGCCATACATTCCATAATGAGTTAAGCCATGAAAGAAGAAAAGCACCTCAAATTCATTTTGTTGGTCAAAATATAAGTGGTACATATATGAAGCATTTAATGGAGTTAATTGAAAATAAGGAAGTAATGGTAAACGTTATCTCAAAGTCTGGTACTACCACAGAGCCGGCAGTAGCGTTTAGAATAATTAGAGGATTCCTAGAAGAAAAGTATGGTAAAGAAGGGGCTAAGCAAAGGATTATAGCAACCACAGATAAGAGCAAAGGAGCTTTAAGAACTTTAGCTGACCAAGAAGGATATAAAACCTTTGTGATTGAAGACGACATAGGTGGAAGATTCTCTGTGCTAACCCCTGTTGGTCTATTACCTATAGCAGTAAGTGGCGCTGATATTGATGAAATAATAAAAGGCGCAGCAATTGCGTATGACGACTTTAAAAATTCTGATTTTAAGGACAATCACTGTTATCAATATGCGGTACTTAGAAATATTTTTTATCGTAAAGGAAAAACAGTGGAAGTAATGGCTAACTATGAACCTTCCTTAAATTATTTATCAGAATGGTGGAAGCAGCTTTACGGTGAAAGCGAAGGAAAAGACCATAAGGGTTTGTTCCCAGCCAGCGTTAACTTTACAACTGACTTACATTCTATGGGCCAATATATACAAGATGGGCTAAGAAATCTTTTTGAAACAGTAATAAAAGTCAAAAACCCCAAGGAAGATATTGCCCTGCCAACAGATGAGCAGGATCTTGACGGTCTAAATTACCTTGCCGGAAAAACCGTTAATTTTATAAACGAAAAGGCCTTACAAGGTACAATGTTAGCTCATACTGATGGCGGTGTACCTAATATCGTCCTAAATATAGATGAAATTTCAGAGCAAAGCTTTGGTTATCTAGTATACTTTTTTGAAAAAGCATGCGGAATAAGTGGATACTTGCTAGGAGTAAACCCATTTGACCAGCCGGGAGTGGAGGACTATAAAAAGAATATGTTTGCTCTTTTAGGAAAGAAAGGTTTCGAAAAAGAGAAAGAAAAATTAGAAAATAGACTAAAATAACCCCAAAAATGCAGGAATTCTCCGTTGGTTGTAGAAATATTACAACAATAGTAAAGAAAGGCGGGGAAGACTATGCTTGGATGCGCTTTAATTGCTGCAAGAAAATTTGTGCAAGAAAGTTACCCGGATTGCCAGCTTGCTATTTTGGCAGGAAGCGTAGTCAGGGGAGAGGGCAATGAAAACTCTGACTTAGACATTGTAATTATAAATAAAACAGAGCCATCACCTTATCGTAAGTCTTTAATCTATGATAAATGGCCTATCGAGGTGTTCGTCTACGATGATAAAAGTTTTGACACATTCTGCGATATTGGTGTGCAAAAAGCTCGTCCCTTTTTGATGAGTATGATTGTGGAAGGGATACCCATAGTGGATACCAAAAAGAATGTTAATGTTCTAAAAAGAGAATTCGAGGATGTAATTAAAAAAGGACCTAAACCTTTAAGTGACGATGAAATAAAAGAGTACCGACTAAAGATAACTGAGATGGTAGAAGACTTAAAAGGGTCAAGTGACCATTTTGAGTCAACTTTTATAGTAAACCGACTCTCCTTCTTATTATCAGAATTTGTGATGAGATTAAATAGGCATTGGATAGGTGAAGGGAAATGGATGCATAGAGAGCTTATAGAATTTGATTCAAAATACGCTGAAAGATTTAATAGAGCTTTTGCATCATTTTACTCCAATAAAGATAAGGACAGACTTATCGAGTTTGTAGAAGAAAACTTGGCAAGCGTAGGAGGTTTTCTGTTTTCTGGTTATAGAGATGTACGATGAAAAAAATGTTAGTAATAAAAAAACCGTGAGTACTATACTCACGGTTTTAATCCTTCCATATCTAAAAGCTTCTTTTTATTTTCAAGTTTTCCCGAATAGCCGATTAAGGATCCATCCTTGCCCACAACTCTGTGGCAGGGGATAATAATAGGTATTGGATTTTTGTTATTGGCCTGCCCGACTGCTCTCACAGCTTTTGGGTTGCCTATAGCCTTTGCAACTTGACCATATGAGATTGTGTCGCCATATGGGACCATTTTTAGATAATCCCAAACAGCCATCTGAAAATATGAGCCCTGGGGCTTTACGGGTACGGCAAATTTTTTTAGTGTGCCTTTAAAGTATTTTTGTAGTTCATCTTCAGCTTGGTTAAGTAACGTAGTTTCTTTTTCCTCTAAGCTATCTTCAGCTAGGGTCCCAAACACTATTTTTTGTAAGGCTTGTTCATTAGCAACTAGTGTTAGATCACCTAAAGGACTATTTACGATTTTATAATACATGCTTTATCTCCTTTGTTTGTTATCTCACAGCTTGCAGCTGTTTAAAATAAAAATGAAATAATTATATTAGGACATATTTATTGGACAATGATAGTTTTATGTATATAATTTTAGCACTGCTAGTAATTAAGTCAATGGAAACATTAAACTTAAGGAGAGGTTATTATGACAAAAATTCTTGCCCATAGGGGTGATAGTAAAGTGGCGCCAGAAAATACTATAGCTGCCTTTAAAAGTGCTATTTCCAAAGGGGTAGATGGTGTTGAATTTGACGTCCAGCTTACTAAAGATGGCGTGCCAATTGTTTTTCATGATGAAAAACTTAAACGCTGCACAAATGTTAGGGGATACCTAAAAGACTATACATACAGCCAATTAAAGAATTTAGATTGTGGTGGCTGGTTTGACGATAGGTTTGCTAATACTAAAATTCCAACACTGAAAGAAGTGTTAGAACTATTTTGGCAGAAGAAATTTATTTTAAATGTGGAGCTTAAAAATGGATATGTTAACTATCCTGGCATTGAAGAAAAAGTATTAGAGCTAATCCAAAGCTATGATCTTATGGATAATGTTATTATATCTTCTTTTAATCATCAAAGCATTATTAGGGTGAAAAAACTATGTTCTAACATTAAAACAGGGCTCTTATATAGGGCAAAAATATACAAGCCATGGGAATATGCTAAAAGAGTAACAAACTCTGATGCAGTGCATCCTAATTATTTCAGCATCACAAAAAAGGAAATAGCGGAATCTCAAAAAAACAATGTGGATGTAAACGTATTTACTGTTGATAAAGAAAAAGATATTAAACAATTTATTCGATGGAATGTTGATATTTTAATTACCAACTATCCAGAACTAGCGATGAAAATTAGAAAAGAACTATCAAAAATGTAAGAATGGGTAAAAAAGCAAAGTTTTTTAAAAAAAGTTAAAAAAAATTTAAAAATGTGAAACATTTTGGTCATAGTTATCGTCTATATATATAAATAGGGAGTTAAAATAGGGGGTAACTTTTTGAGAAAAAATATCTTTATGTTGGTGGGTGTTATAGGTATAGTAGCATTAGGGGTTATATTATTTAATAATAGTGGATCGTGTCTTACTATAAATGTAGAAACAAATCAGGAAAGCACTGTGATATTTAATGGGAGAGTAGTAGGTAAAAACAGTGCATCAATAGAGGTGGCTACAGGGGTAAATAGAATAGTGGTAAAAGCTACTGATGGCACCTATTGGGTAGGGCAGTGGGAGGCCAAGGAAGGAACAGCAGATGAATTTTTGGATAATGTCAAAGCAACTGGCAATTATCACCCCAATCAGTCTAGAAAAGGCACACTAGATTTAGAAATAGTTTTTTAAAAAATTATAGTGACAAGGCCTAGCAGTCGAATTATATGAAAAGGGGGCTGTCTCTTAAAAAGAATAAGAGACGGCCCCCTTTTTCATATTTTTATTAACGCCTAAATAGCCTTTTTCAAGGTAATAGCACTGCGCTCTTTATCATCATCTTTGGAATCTATTTTCACAGTTTTCCATTTACCAGTTTTAAAAAATATAAAATTTAACATGCCTGCGAGAAAATTGGTTGAAGCAATGGCCACCCAAATCCCAGTTTCTTGCATGTTTAACTGAAAAGCCAAATAATAAGCCAGAGGCACCCTTACAAAAAGCCAGCTAAACAAAGTAGTTAAAAATGGCATTAAAGTATAGCCGGCTCCCTGCATAGATCTTGAAAAAATTATAGCCATGGCATGAAAAGGCTCTGCCAAAGCAAGACAAATCAAAAGAGTACGTCCCATTGAAATAAGCTCTGGTGATGCTTCTGAAGAAAAGAAGGTTAGAAACTCCGTTGAAAAAATAACAAATATCAATGCTACTGTGGACATAAAACCTGCGGCTAGTAGCATACATAAATATCCTGATTTTTCAGCTCTATCCTTATTCCCTGCCCCCAAATTCATTCCTGATAGTGTAGCAGCAGCGGTCCCAATAGCCAATCCTGGCATCAAGGCATATTGATTAAGATTCATACCTATAGTAAAAGTGGCGTTGGCTAAATCCTCCGCTGTGGTTCTGGCTAAAAGAGCAAATATAATAACAGTACTTAAATTTCTGGAAAGGCCTTGAAGTCCAGCTGGCAAACCGATAGTCAGAATTTGTTTAATTACCTTAAATACAGGCTTGTATAGCTGTTGAAAGGTTATGGTAATTATAAACTTGCCGGTAAGTAATGCTCCCCAACCTAAAGAGGCCCCAACGAGCCTAGCTAACGCTGTACCAATTGCCGCTCCAGTAACTCCCAAAGTTGGAATTGGTCCAAAACCAAAAATAAAAATATAATTAAATAAAATGTTAAGCAAATTCATAACTATATCTATAATAAGGGGTGTTACAGTGTCTCCTGCCCCTTGAAATATTGAACGGGCTACAAAATTTAATAAAAAAAGCGGAACGCTTAGAAAAAACACTGTCATATATCCTATAGCTAACTCCGATGTTTCAGGGCCTGCTCCCATCAAATTCAAGATAGAACTTTGGGTTAAAAGACCAAGTGGTACCATAATTACAGAAATTAGTAGCGCCAAAATAAACGCTTGACCAGCTGCAGAAGATGCCTGTTTATGATCACCCATTCCGATAAATCTAGCGACCATTGCTGTAGCTCCCGTAGATATAGCCATAACAAGGACCATAGCAATCATAACAATTTGCCTTCCAAACCCTACCGCGGCAATAGCGTTGTCGCCAAATGAACCCACCATTTTAATGTCAACAGTCCCAATAACAACCTGCAATAGTGATTGGCAGACTATAGGCCAAGCTAGTAGCAATATTCCTGATAGAATGCTCTTATCTTGAGTTAAAAGCTCTTTTCTAGATTTCAAATATCAGCCCCCCTTTATATAGATTATATCATTTAGATTACAAAAAAAATAGGGTGCAAAAATAAAAAACCTAGTCTAAAAAAGAAATAAGTACATATTTATTAGTAGTTCAACAAAAAAACTTTATAGAAAGAAGGGAATATAAAGATGATATAGAATATTTAAATATTAGGAGGTGTAAGTTTATGTTTGTTAGAAGTAGAATGACAGAAAATGTAGTGACGATTGGGCCTAAAAGATCACTTTATGAGGCGCTTATACTATTTGAAAAAAATCAATATGAAGGGTTGCCGGTATTAGATAAAGGGGTGCTTAGGGGAATTATTACAGAAAAAAATATCATGCGAGAGTTTTGTGCTTTTTGCGCAAAACAAAACATATCTGCAGGGGTTGATATCGACTTACCACTACCCTTTAGTACAAGTAAACTTGAATTAGATGTCAACAAAAGAAGAATAGCTCAGTTTTTACATTATAGAACTGTAGAGGAGCTTATGGAGACAGATATACAATCAATCGATAAAGAAACACCAATCGAAGAAGCAGCCGATATAATGCTAAAGAAAGATATCACCATATTACCTGTGGTTAACGAAATTGGTGAGTTAAGAGGAGTAATAACAAAATCCGATATTTTAGCTGTTTTTGACGAAATTTTTGCTGTTGGTGAAAAAGGGGAAAGAATTACTGTCGCTGTTGACGATGTAGTGGGTAGTCTAGGGAAAATAACTGGAACTTTAAGAAATGCCAAAATAAATATTCTTTCAGTGGTCACTACTATACCGAGGTATCGGGATGTTAGCCTAGTAACTTTAAAAGTAGAACAAGGCGAAAAAGCCCGCGAAGTATTAGAAAACAATCATTTTAAAGTTTTATCTTCCATATAATAAAAAAACTCAGCCAAGTGGCTGAGTTTTTTTATTATATTATTTTGCTAGGCTTTTAGATAAATCAGCTGCTGCTTTTTGGATGTTCTGCTCTTTAAGTATGCCAGAAGAAACTG from Proteinivorax hydrogeniformans harbors:
- a CDS encoding class I SAM-dependent RNA methyltransferase, which produces MMKIELIATSTFGLESIVADEVEDLGYKKLSVENGKVTFLGDEKAICRSNLWLRVADRVKIKMGEFKATTFEELFEQTKALPWEWWITQDAKFPVEGKSIKSKLYSVSDCQAIVKKAVVDRLKDTYGDQWFSEEGPTYKIEVSILKDTVTLSIDTTGPGLHKRGYRTDQGKAPIKETLAAAMLKLAKYNSDRTLIDPFCGSGTICIEAAMIGQNIAPGMNREFVSESWENISKKSWKEARKETHDVAEYDKELSIQGYDIDGRVTKIAQQHISEAMLDDVIHIQKRDVKDLSSKDKYGMIVTNPPYGERIGEKEQVEELYRTMGDVFSKLDTWSFYVLTSNREFEELFGKEATKRRKLYNGRIACQYYQYYGPKPGK
- a CDS encoding spore coat protein, which produces MITLSQKEESLLNELSQHEELCIEKYTNYAQKAQDPQLAQLFQSLAQKEQQHYDSVQTLLQGQIPQNAQGGGQQGQSQQGSGQQGQSQGQGQGMQGQQNQSGQMSQQQGSQGSQQSSQSQQQNNPDSSLLEDMLMTEKYVSSYYDTAVFEMSNSQVRQVLQHIQQEEQQHGEEIYNYMSEKGLYN
- a CDS encoding cold-shock protein, encoding MQEGTVKWFNAEKGYGFISIEGGDDVFVHFSAINEEGFKTLEEGARVSFEITEGSRGPQASNVSKL
- a CDS encoding GNAT family protein; its protein translation is MLEKDGVLVRCIEENDLKQLYQWLNVQKYRGTFQSLQLNSMAGLRKRFESDGFLGANNWLMMVENNKALVGLFYVNIKYTGNDVKVASIGLVICQSNHRSKGIGKKATELIIDYIFGNYSIHRIEADTDIENLSAQNVLKRCGFSYEGTLRGYRYHSGKYVDHVIFSILKSEWKNKKENV
- a CDS encoding undecaprenyldiphospho-muramoylpentapeptide beta-N-acetylglucosaminyltransferase, with translation MKKIILTGGGTAGHVTPNIALLPKLKKLGYEIYYIGSKNGIERQLIEELNIKYFAISSGKLRRYFHKDNFTDPFRVLRGMSQAASIIKRIKPDIIFSKGGFVTVPVIMAAKLKKVPTIIHESDYTPGLANKIAIPFCSKVCVTFPETLNHVPKEKGIYTGSPIREDILNGDSSEGYKETGFSTNKPVIMVMGGSLGAAKINEHIRNILPKLLDNFNVIHLCGEGKVEEGLLNKVGYVQYPYVKNQLPHLLSITDVVISRAGANSIFEFLALKKPNILIPLSKAASRGDQILNAESFLKQGFSEVIHEESLTDQMLLEKVEDVYKNRASYIEKMEKDSSSLGLDKIIELIEKNRGKK
- a CDS encoding glucose-6-phosphate isomerase, translating into MSKLRLDYKNASSFLKEGEMEMMAPFVKEAHRQLHDKTGAGNDFLGWVDLPKQIDEDEIQDLKETAERIKKNCDVFLVIGIGGSYLGAKAAIEMLSHTFHNELSHERRKAPQIHFVGQNISGTYMKHLMELIENKEVMVNVISKSGTTTEPAVAFRIIRGFLEEKYGKEGAKQRIIATTDKSKGALRTLADQEGYKTFVIEDDIGGRFSVLTPVGLLPIAVSGADIDEIIKGAAIAYDDFKNSDFKDNHCYQYAVLRNIFYRKGKTVEVMANYEPSLNYLSEWWKQLYGESEGKDHKGLFPASVNFTTDLHSMGQYIQDGLRNLFETVIKVKNPKEDIALPTDEQDLDGLNYLAGKTVNFINEKALQGTMLAHTDGGVPNIVLNIDEISEQSFGYLVYFFEKACGISGYLLGVNPFDQPGVEDYKKNMFALLGKKGFEKEKEKLENRLK
- a CDS encoding nucleotidyltransferase domain-containing protein, producing MLGCALIAARKFVQESYPDCQLAILAGSVVRGEGNENSDLDIVIINKTEPSPYRKSLIYDKWPIEVFVYDDKSFDTFCDIGVQKARPFLMSMIVEGIPIVDTKKNVNVLKREFEDVIKKGPKPLSDDEIKEYRLKITEMVEDLKGSSDHFESTFIVNRLSFLLSEFVMRLNRHWIGEGKWMHRELIEFDSKYAERFNRAFASFYSNKDKDRLIEFVEENLASVGGFLFSGYRDVR
- a CDS encoding methylated-DNA--[protein]-cysteine S-methyltransferase; translation: MYYKIVNSPLGDLTLVANEQALQKIVFGTLAEDSLEEKETTLLNQAEDELQKYFKGTLKKFAVPVKPQGSYFQMAVWDYLKMVPYGDTISYGQVAKAIGNPKAVRAVGQANNKNPIPIIIPCHRVVGKDGSLIGYSGKLENKKKLLDMEGLKP
- a CDS encoding glycerophosphodiester phosphodiesterase — its product is MTKILAHRGDSKVAPENTIAAFKSAISKGVDGVEFDVQLTKDGVPIVFHDEKLKRCTNVRGYLKDYTYSQLKNLDCGGWFDDRFANTKIPTLKEVLELFWQKKFILNVELKNGYVNYPGIEEKVLELIQSYDLMDNVIISSFNHQSIIRVKKLCSNIKTGLLYRAKIYKPWEYAKRVTNSDAVHPNYFSITKKEIAESQKNNVDVNVFTVDKEKDIKQFIRWNVDILITNYPELAMKIRKELSKM
- a CDS encoding MATE family efflux transporter, whose amino-acid sequence is MKSRKELLTQDKSILSGILLLAWPIVCQSLLQVVIGTVDIKMVGSFGDNAIAAVGFGRQIVMIAMVLVMAISTGATAMVARFIGMGDHKQASSAAGQAFILALLISVIMVPLGLLTQSSILNLMGAGPETSELAIGYMTVFFLSVPLFLLNFVARSIFQGAGDTVTPLIIDIVMNLLNILFNYIFIFGFGPIPTLGVTGAAIGTALARLVGASLGWGALLTGKFIITITFQQLYKPVFKVIKQILTIGLPAGLQGLSRNLSTVIIFALLARTTAEDLANATFTIGMNLNQYALMPGLAIGTAAATLSGMNLGAGNKDRAEKSGYLCMLLAAGFMSTVALIFVIFSTEFLTFFSSEASPELISMGRTLLICLALAEPFHAMAIIFSRSMQGAGYTLMPFLTTLFSWLFVRVPLAYYLAFQLNMQETGIWVAIASTNFLAGMLNFIFFKTGKWKTVKIDSKDDDKERSAITLKKAI
- a CDS encoding CBS domain-containing protein — encoded protein: MFVRSRMTENVVTIGPKRSLYEALILFEKNQYEGLPVLDKGVLRGIITEKNIMREFCAFCAKQNISAGVDIDLPLPFSTSKLELDVNKRRIAQFLHYRTVEELMETDIQSIDKETPIEEAADIMLKKDITILPVVNEIGELRGVITKSDILAVFDEIFAVGEKGERITVAVDDVVGSLGKITGTLRNAKINILSVVTTIPRYRDVSLVTLKVEQGEKAREVLENNHFKVLSSI